Proteins from a single region of Acanthochromis polyacanthus isolate Apoly-LR-REF ecotype Palm Island chromosome 11, KAUST_Apoly_ChrSc, whole genome shotgun sequence:
- the LOC127536150 gene encoding zinc finger MYM-type protein 1-like: MIGIRKHNEEVDKNRHVLSKIIDCIKFCGAFELALGGHVESESSENPGVFRGLVDFIASLDAAVHEHLQTATVCKGTSKTVQNELLDCMLAVLRESIIEEVQCTDFISIQADETMDISTQCQLVLVIRYIDKINEVQERFFEFISLQSATAESIATALLERLSLILPDDQKSKLISQAYDVASVMRGATGGVQKTVSDVYANAHYFHCYAHQLNIIMQQVTSCIPKVGQFFSDLAGFSEFSSRSPKRTSVLDRVVAHRLPRASTVRWNFHSHAVNTVFEHKDDLLQCFETIRDSGDFDPTTVREAGGFVRLLEDATFCFFLEFFHRIMPHVDMLYSQLQRPWIRSLSTE; the protein is encoded by the coding sequence ATGATAGGCATCCGTAAACATAACGAGGAGGTCGACAAAAATAGGCATGTGCTGTCTAAAATAATAGACTGCATTAAGTTCTGTGGTGCCTTTGAGCTCGCCCTGGGAGGCCATGTTGAGAGTGAAAGCTCCGAAAATCCAGGTGTTTTCAGAGGGCTGGTGGATTTTATAGCATCACTAGATGCAGCTGTCCATGAGCACCTTCAGACTGCCACTGTGTGTAAAGGGACATCCAAAACAGTGCAGAATGAACTCCTTGACTGCATGCTGGCAGTTTTGAGAGAGTCCATTATTGAGGAAGTTCAGTGTACAGACTTCATATCCATCCAGGCTGATGAAACAATGGACATCTCCACCCAGTGTCAGCTTGTTCTTGTGATCCGCTACATCGACAAAATTAATGAGGTGCAGGAGAGATTTTTTGAGTTTATATCTCTGCAGTCTGCCACAGCTGAGTCCATTGCCACAGCACTTTTGGAGAGGCTGAGCCTCATTCTCCCTGATGACCAGAAGAGCAAGCTCATCTCCCAGGCCTATGATGTTGCGAGTGTCATGAGAGGAGCCACAGGTGGTGTACAGAAGACAGTGAGCGATGTGTATGCGAATGCACACTATTTCCACTGCTATGCTCACCAGCTCAACATTATCATGCAGCAGGTGACATCCTGTATCCCAAAAGTTGGTCAGTTCTTCTCTGACCTAGCTGGATTCTCAGAATTTTCTTCAAGATCCCCCAAGAGAACCAGTGTGCTTGACAGAGTGGTGGCACACAGGCTTCCAAGAGCAAGCACAGTAAGGTGGAACTTCCACAGCCATGCTGTCAACACTGTGTTTGAGCACAAAGACGACCTCCTTCAGTGCTTCGAAACCATCAGGGACTCAGGTGACTTTGATCCTACCACTGTCCGTGAAGCTGGAGGTTTTGTGAGACTCCTGGAGGATGCTaccttctgcttcttcctggAGTTTTTCCACCGCATCATGCCTCATGTGGACATGCTCTACAGCCAACTCCAGAGGCCATGGATTCGGTCTTTGTCCACAGAGTGA
- the LOC110962690 gene encoding tropomyosin alpha-3 chain has translation MEAIKKKMLMLKLDKENALDQAEQAEADKKAAEDRSKQHEDELLQMQKKLKGTEDELDKYSEALKDAQEKLEVADKKAADAEAEVASLNRRIQLVEEELDRAQERLATALQKLEEAEKAADESERGMKVIENRALKDEEKMELQEIQLKEAKHIAEEADRKYEEVARKLVIVEGELERTEERAELAEAKCAELEEELKNVTNNLKSLEAQAEKYSQKEDKYEEEIKILTDKLKEAETRAEFAERSVAKLEKTIDDLEDELYAQKLKYKAISEELDHALNDMTSI, from the exons ATGGAGGCCATCAAAAAGAAGATGCTTATGCTAAAGTTGGACAAGGAGAATGCACTTGACCAGGCCGAACAAGCTGAAGCAGACAAGAAAGCAGCTGAAGACAGGAGCAAGCAG CATGAAGACGAACTTCTGCAAATGCAAAAGAAGCTGAAGGGGACAGAGGATGAGCTTGACAAATACTCTGAGGCCCTAAAGGATGCTCAGGAGAAACTTGAGGTTGCTGATAAGAAGGCTGCTGAT GCTGAAGCAGAGGTAGCTTCCCTGAACAGACGCATCCAGCTTGTGGAGGAGGAGTTGGATCGAGCTCAGGAGAGACTGGCAACAGCTCTGCAGAAACTGGAAGAGGCTGAAAAGGCTGCTGATGAAAGCGAGAG aggtATGAAGGTGATTGAAAACAGGGCTCTAAAGGATGAGGAGAAGATGGAGCTCCAGGAGATTCAGCTGAAGGAGGCCAAACACATCGCAGAGGAGGCTGACCGCAAATATGAGGAG GTAGCTCGTAAGCTGGTGATTGTAGAAGGAGAACTGGAACGCACAGAGGAGAGAGCAGAGTTGGCTGAGGC TAAATGTGCTGAACTGGAAGAGGAACTGAAGAATGTCACCAATAACCTCAAATCTCTTGAGGCTCAGGCTGAGAAG TATTCTCAAAAGGAAGACAAGTATGAAGAAGAAATCAAGATCCTGACTGACAAGCTGAAAGAG GCTGAGACCAGAGCTGAGTTTGCTGAGAGATCTGTAGCCAAGTTGGAGAAGACTATTGATGATCTGGAAG ATGAGCTTTATGCACAAAAACTCAAGTACAAAGCCATCAGTGAGGAACTTGACCACGCACTCAATGACATGACATCGAT CTAA